From Micromonospora rifamycinica, a single genomic window includes:
- the cobJ gene encoding precorrin-3B C(17)-methyltransferase produces the protein MTGVGPHRVGLVAATAAGRRHARTLADAWPHARLVEADGVADALRAAWAAYDAVVVFLATGAVVRILAPLLDDKRTDPAVVVVDEAARHAVALLGGHAGGANALAAEVAALLDARPVVTTATDAVDLPGLDTLGWPVEGAVAAVSRAILDGEPVRLVADAVWPLPALPPNVHRGTPAGVDPTATGPESGGYRVLVTDRIVPVDDRTVVLRPPSLVAGVGSSRGVPAAEVAALLRRAFAAAGLSPASLRCLASVDVKADEEGIRATADALGVPLRTWPAVELATVDVPHPSEVVRAAVGTPSVAEAAALHDGGTLLVPKTASAMATVAVARQSPRGRLAIVGLGPGAADLRTPRAVAELRRAAVVVGLDQYVDQVRDLLRPGTRVLASGLGAEEERARSAVAEAAAGHAVALVGSGDAGVYAMASPALEYADERIDVVGVPGVTAALAAAALLGAPIGHDHVYLSLSDLHTPWAAIERRVAAAAEADLVALLYNPRSRARDWQLGAVLATFAEHRPPHTPVGVVRNASRPDEQVHLATLATFDPGVVDMYGLVVVGSSQTRLVGGRMVTPRGYRWRG, from the coding sequence GTGACCGGCGTCGGCCCGCACCGGGTGGGACTCGTCGCGGCCACCGCCGCCGGTCGTCGGCACGCCCGGACCCTGGCCGACGCCTGGCCGCACGCCCGGCTGGTCGAGGCCGACGGGGTCGCCGACGCGCTGCGCGCCGCCTGGGCGGCGTACGACGCGGTGGTGGTCTTCCTGGCCACCGGGGCGGTGGTACGGATCCTGGCACCGCTGCTCGACGACAAGCGCACCGATCCGGCGGTGGTGGTGGTCGACGAGGCCGCCCGGCACGCCGTCGCCCTGCTCGGTGGCCACGCCGGGGGCGCGAACGCGCTCGCCGCCGAGGTGGCCGCGCTGCTCGACGCCCGGCCGGTGGTCACCACCGCCACCGACGCGGTCGACCTGCCCGGCCTGGACACCCTCGGCTGGCCGGTCGAGGGGGCGGTGGCCGCGGTGTCCCGGGCGATCCTCGACGGGGAACCGGTCCGGCTGGTCGCCGACGCGGTCTGGCCGCTGCCCGCCCTGCCGCCGAACGTCCACCGCGGAACCCCGGCGGGTGTGGACCCCACCGCGACCGGCCCGGAGTCCGGCGGCTACCGGGTGCTGGTCACCGACCGGATCGTGCCGGTGGACGACCGGACCGTCGTGCTGCGACCGCCGTCCCTGGTCGCCGGGGTGGGATCGAGCCGGGGGGTGCCGGCCGCCGAGGTCGCGGCGCTGCTGCGCCGGGCGTTCGCCGCCGCCGGGTTGAGCCCGGCCAGTCTGCGCTGTCTGGCCAGTGTCGACGTGAAGGCCGACGAGGAGGGCATCCGGGCCACCGCCGACGCGCTCGGCGTACCCCTGCGGACCTGGCCGGCGGTGGAGCTGGCCACGGTCGACGTGCCGCACCCCAGTGAGGTGGTCCGGGCCGCTGTCGGCACGCCCAGCGTCGCCGAGGCGGCGGCGCTGCACGACGGCGGCACCCTGCTGGTGCCGAAGACCGCCTCGGCGATGGCCACCGTCGCGGTCGCCCGGCAGTCCCCACGCGGCCGGTTGGCGATCGTCGGCCTGGGCCCCGGCGCGGCCGACCTGCGCACCCCGCGTGCCGTCGCCGAGCTGCGCCGGGCCGCCGTGGTCGTCGGCCTCGACCAGTACGTCGACCAGGTCCGCGACCTGCTGCGGCCGGGCACCCGGGTGCTGGCCAGCGGGCTCGGCGCGGAGGAGGAACGGGCCCGCAGCGCGGTCGCCGAGGCCGCCGCCGGGCACGCCGTCGCGCTGGTCGGCTCGGGCGACGCCGGGGTGTACGCGATGGCCAGCCCCGCCCTGGAGTACGCCGACGAGCGGATCGACGTGGTCGGGGTGCCCGGGGTGACCGCCGCGCTGGCCGCCGCCGCGCTGCTCGGCGCGCCGATCGGACACGACCACGTCTACCTGAGCCTGTCCGACCTGCACACGCCCTGGGCGGCGATCGAACGGCGGGTCGCCGCCGCCGCCGAGGCGGACCTGGTCGCGCTGCTCTACAACCCGCGCAGCCGGGCCCGGGACTGGCAGCTCGGCGCGGTGCTGGCGACGTTCGCCGAGCACCGTCCGCCGCACACCCCGGTCGGTGTGGTCCGCAACGCCAGCCGACCCGACGAGCAGGTCCACCTGGCCACCCTGGCCACCTTCGACCCGGGCGTGGTCGACATGTACGGCCTGGTGGTGGTC